From Amycolatopsis sp. YIM 10, the proteins below share one genomic window:
- a CDS encoding aldehyde dehydrogenase (NADP(+)), producing MSADMLRAATVAARELADWPPERLATAMNLVADALAAAGDKLVPIAVRESNLPVARLEGELARTVFQLRLLAGEVTGPGYREPVVDHADPDWPAGGRPDLRRVLRPIGPVLVFGASNFPFAFSVAGGDTASALAAGCPVIHKGHPGHPELAEATAAVVAGALGRAGAPDGTFSLLRGEEAARSALQAPAVKAAAFTGSPAGGRALYALAASRPDPIPFYAEMGSVNPVFVTPGAAAARQAEIAAGYSDSYLLGAGQFCTKPGVLFYPAPLLPEFEAAVAERVRTKAAATLLNGRISDAHAHRRAELAAHPAVRVIEPGTDTADGTTAALLATTWDQLRTATEVLLAECFGPTSLIVSYEGEHELLAAARLFTGELTATVHGEPGEQVAKPLVRRLAEFAGRVVWNGWPTGVAVTRAQHHGGPAPAATGTFTSVGTAAIRRFQRPVAYQNLPGELLPPLLREHDHG from the coding sequence ATGTCGGCCGACATGCTCCGCGCCGCGACGGTGGCCGCCAGGGAACTGGCCGACTGGCCGCCCGAGCGGCTGGCCACGGCGATGAACCTGGTCGCCGACGCACTGGCCGCGGCCGGGGACAAGCTGGTGCCGATCGCGGTGCGGGAGAGCAACCTGCCGGTGGCGCGGCTGGAGGGCGAACTCGCGCGGACCGTCTTCCAGCTCCGGTTGCTCGCCGGGGAGGTCACCGGCCCGGGGTACCGCGAGCCGGTGGTCGACCACGCCGATCCGGACTGGCCCGCCGGTGGCCGCCCGGACCTGCGCCGCGTGCTGCGCCCGATCGGGCCGGTGCTGGTGTTCGGCGCCAGCAACTTCCCGTTCGCCTTCAGCGTCGCCGGCGGGGACACCGCCTCGGCGCTGGCGGCCGGGTGCCCGGTCATCCACAAAGGACACCCCGGTCATCCGGAACTGGCCGAGGCGACCGCGGCCGTTGTCGCCGGCGCGCTCGGCCGCGCCGGTGCGCCCGACGGCACGTTCTCCTTGCTGCGCGGGGAAGAAGCGGCTCGCTCGGCACTGCAGGCGCCGGCGGTGAAGGCCGCCGCCTTCACCGGTTCGCCCGCCGGTGGCCGCGCGCTGTACGCGCTGGCCGCATCCCGGCCGGACCCGATTCCGTTCTACGCCGAGATGGGCAGCGTCAACCCGGTCTTCGTGACCCCGGGCGCGGCCGCGGCCCGGCAGGCCGAGATCGCCGCCGGGTACAGCGATTCGTACCTGCTCGGCGCCGGGCAGTTCTGCACCAAGCCCGGTGTGCTGTTCTACCCGGCGCCGCTGCTGCCCGAGTTCGAGGCCGCGGTGGCGGAACGGGTGCGCACCAAGGCCGCGGCGACCCTGCTCAACGGGCGCATTTCCGACGCGCACGCGCACCGGCGCGCCGAACTCGCCGCGCACCCGGCGGTCCGCGTGATCGAACCGGGCACCGACACCGCCGACGGCACGACCGCGGCGCTGCTCGCCACCACCTGGGACCAGTTGCGGACCGCCACGGAGGTGCTGCTGGCGGAATGCTTCGGCCCCACCTCGCTGATCGTGTCCTATGAGGGCGAACACGAACTGCTCGCCGCCGCGCGGTTGTTCACCGGCGAGCTGACCGCGACCGTCCACGGTGAACCGGGGGAGCAGGTCGCCAAGCCGCTGGTGCGGCGCCTGGCGGAGTTCGCCGGCCGGGTGGTGTGGAACGGCTGGCCGACCGGGGTCGCGGTCACCCGCGCCCAGCACCACGGCGGCCCGGCACCGGCCGCCACCGGCACCTTCACCTCGGTGGGCACCGCGGCGATCCGGCGGTTCCAGCGCCCGGTCGCCTACCAGAACCTGCCCGGTGAGCTGCTTCCGCCCCTGCTGCGGGAGCACGACCATGGCTGA